The Candidatus Obscuribacter sp. genomic interval CCTTATTTTGCCTATGACTCTATTTAATTGGGTCTGGGGCAAAGTTTTGCATAAAGACCATAGCAATAAGACTTTGCTGGGCGTCGGTATTGCCGTCAATTTGCTGCTTTTGGGCTTCTTCAAATATACAAATTTCTTTGCTGATTCCATTGGCTCACTGATGCCTTTGCTTGGCGCTGCCAATCCGCACTGGAGCTTCAATATCATCTTGCCCCTGGGCATTAGCTTTTTTACTTTTGAGTTTATCCACTATCTCTTTGAGATTTATCGCGGCAATAAGCCTATCGATAACTTTGTGTTGTTTGCTCTGTTTGCTGCCTTCTTTCCCACACAAATCGCTGGACCAATCAAGCGCTATCCAGATTTTGTGGCGCAAATGCAGGCAGACAATAAGTTTGAGCTCAAATATTTTGACGAGGGTATACCTCTTATAGTGATTGGTCTGGCTAAAAAACTGCTTTTGGCTGACAATCTCGCGATTTTTGTGCAGATGGGCATGGAGCATCCCAGCTTTTATAGCGGTCCTGAGCTCTGGCTCTTTGCCTATGCTTTTGCCTTCCAGATTTATTTTGACTTCTCCGGTTATACCGATGTCGGGCGCGGCTCCGCCATGCTCTTTGGCTATCACATCCCGATTAACTTCAATATGCCTTATATAGCGTCCAATATGGCTGACTTCTGGCGCAGATGGCATATCAGTCTATCGACATGGCTGAGAGACTATCTGTTTATACCGCTTGGTGGATCTCGTGGCGGTCGCTGGCTCACTAATCGCAACTTGTTTTTGACCATGGCTCTTGGTGGTCTCTGGCACGGTGCATCCTGGAATTTTGCTGTTTGGGGCGTATTTCACGGTCTGGCACTGATTGTGCACCGCGAGTTCAGTCAGTTTAAAAATGGCAATCTAACTCTCAAAAACTTCCTCGATATTCCGGCTGTAGCTCCCGTCTGGGGCTATCTTTCGATGCTACTTACTTTTCATGCTGTTTGTATCGGTTGGGTCTTTTTCCGCATTCAGGATATGGGCGCTGCCACACTTATGATCAAGCGTATGCTTACTTTTAGACCTTTTTACAGTATGCCTGCTCCCCAACACTTTGTTGTAATGAAGCAAGAGTTACCAGTGGTAGTGCCGGTGGTAATGGTCATGGTTGTACTCTTGCTTTTGACCAATCTGCCCCTCAGTCGTATCAATGAGAGCGGTATATTCAAAAAAACACCAGCTCCTTTGCAAGCGGTCTTTTGCGCTACTCTGATTGTGGCCATGATTGTCTTTCAGCCTGATACATCAGCACCTTTTATATACTTCCAGTTTTAAGCAAAGTATTTGACATTAAAAATGACTGTCGCCATTGAACTTTTGGCGCTGTAAGTACGTTTACTGCAATATATAAATACGGTACTGACAGATGGCAGCGCTATCTGGAGGAGGTTGTTTTGTTGCAGCTAGAGCTTAATTCGGTATCCCAAGATGGCATCGATGTACTACTTGATTTGGCCAAGAGTCATGGTCACTTTTTGTCTAGTGCTCTAGCCAGCCCTGAGCTATACAGCCAGTCTCTGGAGTGGTCGTTTTTCTTTGCCGGTGTGGCTTTTGCCCTGATCTTTGCGGTCAGTCTCGGTTATACCTATTTTGTCGATGCCACTATTGACGGTGACTTTGGTTGGAGTGGCAAAGAGTGACAGTTGCTTAGATTGGTCCTCACTAATGTCCCTATCTGCTTGCACTATTTCAATACTTTATCCCTCTGCTTGCCTTACAATTTGTGGAGCAGAGGTAGTAGATATATGTTGACCGAACAAGAAACCACAATAGTTAGCTTTGAATCCGGCGTGTCTGGTCCGATTGAGTACAAGATTGGCGATATCGTTGGCGAGAGCTACGAAATACTGTCGGTATTGGCTCAAGGTGGCATGGGTGTGCTCTTTAGAGCCAGGCACACTACTTTAGATCAGGTCTATGCCCTCAAAATTATGGCGCCAGACAAGCTCAATGAGGCTAGCTGGAAGCGCTTTGAGCAGGAAGGTCGAGTACTGGGACAGCTCAATTGTGCCAATATAGTGCAGATATACAACATGGGTGTCGATGCCAAAGGCTGTCCCTTTTATGTCATGGAGCTATTAGAGGGTCAGTCTCTTGCTGACTATCTCGCCGAGCATAAAACCCTTACTCTTGAGCAGTTTATCGATATCTTTGTGCAGGTTTGTGCGGGTCTTGAGCAGGTCCATCAAAAGGACTTTGTGCACCGTGATATCAAACCTTCCAATCTTGTTTTGACGCAAAAAGACGATAAAACCACAGTCAAAATTGTCGACTTTGGTATTGTCCGTCAGGACAAAGGACCCTCTCTGACTCAAGATGAGCAGGGCTTGACTGTGCAGGGCGAAATTTTTGGCAGTCCTCTATATATGAGTCCTGAGCAAGCAACAGCGCAGGAAATTGATCTCAAAAGTGATATTTATTCCCTTGGTTGCACTATGTATGAGGCAGTCTCTGGCAAACCACCGTTTATGGGTGATTCTGCTTTTGCCACTCTCATGATGCAACAGGAGTCCGAGCCCGAGCCTATTGAGCGCTCAGACATCCGGGCTGATGTGCTTACCGAAATAAGTCACATCATCGAAAAGTGCATGAAGAAAAAGCCCTTTCAGCGCTTTCAGTCAGCCAAAGACCTTTCTAAGCGTATCGAAGCCCTCAAGGCTCTGAGAGCGACAGGCGGCGGCCAGGGCATAAGGGGTGCCAGGGTTGACGAAGAAGAAACAAAATTCGGTGATGTCTTAGCCACTCCTCCGGCACCACCGGAGCCACCACCTTCAGCTGTTAAGCCGATGCTAATGGCTGGACTGGCTGTGCTTATTATTGGTGGCATTGGTGCACTTGTCCTGCAACCAGGCAGTCGTCAAAGCAAAGCTGATATTACAACGCGTCAGGCTGTGCCTGCGGTTGCTGATGTGCCTGTGGTGCCTAGCACTAAGACTGCTCCTGCCGACATCATTCCAAAGGTCAATACCAAATTCGTTCAAGCCACTACCCCAATCACCAGAGTGGCTTTTAACGCAGCTGGCAAAAAAATTCGCAAATTTGAGCTAGACCCTGAGTACTCCATTGGTGAGTTTAGCGGCGGCAGTCTCAAGGGCAAATTTTATAGAGGTCATTTCGAGAGTCCCGATTTAAAGCCTGTGACATTTTGTAGTGATGAGTCAATTAAGAGCTTTCCTGAGGTGTACAAGCGCTTTGATAATGGTGCTATAAACGACTTGCATATAGATAGTGCCAAGGTATTGCCGTCTATAGATGTTTTAAAAAACTGGTATAACCTGGGTAGCATCGAATTTCAAGATACAACACTGGGCAATTCTGGCTACACAAAGCAATTGGGGCAGCTCAAGAAACTACAGTTTTTGACTTTTACAAGTACACCGTACTCTGCAAAAGAGCTTGTGGAGAGCGGCGTGTTGAGTGGTCTTAGATCGATACGCTTTATCGATTCATCCTATAAGCAAGTTTTGCCAGCTTTGCCGGCTTGCAAAAATCTGCTTAAACTCTCTATCAGGGGAGCCAGTCCTGATGCCAAAGACTGGAAGATTATTACCTCTCTAAAAATAGATGACCTTGATTTGAGTCGTGACAATTTGAGCAAGCAAAACTTTGTAGATATTGCTAAGCTAAAAAATCTCGACACTCTTAGTCTTGCTCACGCTAAATTTAATGGTAAGGATTTGTTGTTATTAGCCAATTGCAAGAAGCTCGCCAAGCTCAAAATAGATAGTCGCATCGACTACGAAGAAGCCTATGAAAAGCTGGCAAAACGGATGCCCAAACTGGAGCTTATTCGGTAACTGCATTTGAACAAATTGATCAAGGTATTGCTGGATGTTTTAATTATCGTCTTGCTTGCCGGGATTGCATTTTTTTGCGGCTATCTCTATGCCCTGCGTCAAGCTGTCATCTTTCCCCTTTTAAGAGCAATATTGCAAAAGCCCGCTGGTCCAGCGGCTACCTCGCAGGAGGTGCCACCAGTAAAACCAGAAGTGCCTGCTGACCATACTGACCAAGTGCTCAAAACATACAATATAGAGTTGGCAAACGGTGCCCGTCCAGACTTGCCTTATATCTTTTTGCCTCCCGGGCGTTCGGCTAAAAAGCGCAACGTCAAAGGTAAGCCGGTAACTGTTGAAAAGCGCAAACTCAATGGTATTGCCTTTTATCAAGCTACTGTGGATTTGACAGAAGCCGATGTGTTTCCCGCAATTTTGCTTGCTAACGGTGCTCAAATTGCAAATAGCGCTGACTTTAGCGCTGGTGACGAAAGCTTTGCTAGCTTTGTCAAAAGAGCCAGAGCTGCTCTAGCTATCAATGGTACTTTCTTTAGCAAAGACAATCAAAAGCGCGTCATGGGTAATATGGTCTCTGCTGGTAAGAGTCTTAAGTACAGCCAGTGGGAAAATTATGGCACCACTCTTGGTATCGACAGTAATAACGAAGCTCACATGACCACCGCCAGGCTGGAGGGGCAACCAGACTGGAGTAAGCACTGGTTTAGCCTTACTTGTGGACCAAGATTGGTGCGCGATGGTCAGGTCTTTAGTGATGCTCGGGCCGAGGGCTTTACCGACGATCATGTCTTTACTGTTGGTCCCAGGCAGGCGATAGGCATTGCTAAAGGCGGCGACAAGCTTTATATAGTTGCCTTTTTGAGTGCGTTGAGTTTGCAAAATGCTGGCAAGATGATGCAAGCAATAGGCTGTACCGATGCCATGAATTTGGACGGCGGTGCTTCTCGCGGCTTTGCTATCGGTCAGGATATTAAACTGACTCCAGGACGTCCTCTCACCAATGTCATA includes:
- a CDS encoding phosphodiester glycosidase family protein, which translates into the protein MNKLIKVLLDVLIIVLLAGIAFFCGYLYALRQAVIFPLLRAILQKPAGPAATSQEVPPVKPEVPADHTDQVLKTYNIELANGARPDLPYIFLPPGRSAKKRNVKGKPVTVEKRKLNGIAFYQATVDLTEADVFPAILLANGAQIANSADFSAGDESFASFVKRARAALAINGTFFSKDNQKRVMGNMVSAGKSLKYSQWENYGTTLGIDSNNEAHMTTARLEGQPDWSKHWFSLTCGPRLVRDGQVFSDARAEGFTDDHVFTVGPRQAIGIAKGGDKLYIVAFLSALSLQNAGKMMQAIGCTDAMNLDGGASRGFAIGQDIKLTPGRPLTNVIVVYDSAHPAPAAIKKSWSNFEKH
- a CDS encoding serine/threonine protein kinase → MLTEQETTIVSFESGVSGPIEYKIGDIVGESYEILSVLAQGGMGVLFRARHTTLDQVYALKIMAPDKLNEASWKRFEQEGRVLGQLNCANIVQIYNMGVDAKGCPFYVMELLEGQSLADYLAEHKTLTLEQFIDIFVQVCAGLEQVHQKDFVHRDIKPSNLVLTQKDDKTTVKIVDFGIVRQDKGPSLTQDEQGLTVQGEIFGSPLYMSPEQATAQEIDLKSDIYSLGCTMYEAVSGKPPFMGDSAFATLMMQQESEPEPIERSDIRADVLTEISHIIEKCMKKKPFQRFQSAKDLSKRIEALKALRATGGGQGIRGARVDEEETKFGDVLATPPAPPEPPPSAVKPMLMAGLAVLIIGGIGALVLQPGSRQSKADITTRQAVPAVADVPVVPSTKTAPADIIPKVNTKFVQATTPITRVAFNAAGKKIRKFELDPEYSIGEFSGGSLKGKFYRGHFESPDLKPVTFCSDESIKSFPEVYKRFDNGAINDLHIDSAKVLPSIDVLKNWYNLGSIEFQDTTLGNSGYTKQLGQLKKLQFLTFTSTPYSAKELVESGVLSGLRSIRFIDSSYKQVLPALPACKNLLKLSIRGASPDAKDWKIITSLKIDDLDLSRDNLSKQNFVDIAKLKNLDTLSLAHAKFNGKDLLLLANCKKLAKLKIDSRIDYEEAYEKLAKRMPKLELIR
- a CDS encoding MBOAT family protein; the encoded protein is MLFTSLQYLVFLPAVVLLFWLMPKKWRLPMLLVASYYFYASFIWQFLALILPMTLFNWVWGKVLHKDHSNKTLLGVGIAVNLLLLGFFKYTNFFADSIGSLMPLLGAANPHWSFNIILPLGISFFTFEFIHYLFEIYRGNKPIDNFVLFALFAAFFPTQIAGPIKRYPDFVAQMQADNKFELKYFDEGIPLIVIGLAKKLLLADNLAIFVQMGMEHPSFYSGPELWLFAYAFAFQIYFDFSGYTDVGRGSAMLFGYHIPINFNMPYIASNMADFWRRWHISLSTWLRDYLFIPLGGSRGGRWLTNRNLFLTMALGGLWHGASWNFAVWGVFHGLALIVHREFSQFKNGNLTLKNFLDIPAVAPVWGYLSMLLTFHAVCIGWVFFRIQDMGAATLMIKRMLTFRPFYSMPAPQHFVVMKQELPVVVPVVMVMVVLLLLTNLPLSRINESGIFKKTPAPLQAVFCATLIVAMIVFQPDTSAPFIYFQF